Genomic window (Polycladomyces subterraneus):
AGGAGCGGACCCTGCTTTTGACGGAAGTGACAGGAGCCATTTCCCGATGGGCGCTCAAGTACGATATCAGTTTACGCCGTTATGATACCGACCGGTTTTTGCTCATCTTGGAACAGCGCGGATTAGATCGGCTGATGAAAAGCCGGTTTGATATTTTGGATGAAGTGCGGGAGAAGACGCGGCATAATAAGATCCCCATCACGCTCAGCATCGGGCTGGCCGTCACGGGCGACACAATGATTGAACGAACGCAAAACGCCCAAGCCGCGCTCGATATCGCATTGGCGCGCGGAGGCGACCAAGCGGCCGTGCACAATGGTGAACGCATCGTCTTTTTCGGTGGCAAGACCAATGCCGTGGAAAAACGGACCCGAGTCCGTGCGCGGGTGATTTCGCATGCGCTTGGCAATTTGATCCGCGACAGCGAACGGGTATTGATCATGGGACATACCGAGCCGGACATGGACGCCTTGGGGGCAGCGATTGGCGTCTTGCGCGCGGTTCGGCAGAATGACCGCCCCGGTTACATCGTATTGGATGAGGACGATCATAATCCAGGGATCGAACGCTTGTTGGAAGCGATTGAGCAACACGAGTATCTGCGTGAACGGATCGTCACACCTGAGAGGGCGTTGCAAATGGTGAACGATACCACGCTCGTCATATTGGTGGACACCCACAAACCCTCACTCGCAATCGAACCGCGATTGTTGGACAAAGCGGAGCGGGTGGTGGTGATCGATCACCACCGGCGCGGGGAAGAGTTCGTACGCGATCCGGTATTGGTTTACTTAGAACCGTATGCGTCCTCCACTTGTGAGTTGGTGACAGAGCTCTTGCAGTACCAGAAAGACCGGACCGTCATGGACACGCTGGAAGCGACAGCGCTGTTCGCCGGTATCGTCGTCGACACCAAAAGCTTCGCATTCCGCTCCGGTTCACGCACGTTTGAGGCCGCTTCATTCCTCCGGCAGCATGGAGCGGACCTGGCAATGGTGCAGACCTTGCTCAAGGAAGACTTGGACCGCTTTGTCAAACGGGCGGAGATTGTCAAAAATACGGAAGTGGTATACGATAAAATTGCGATTGCAACGGGCGAGGAAGGTGAACGGTACGACCAGATTCTGATCGCCCAGTCGGCCGACACTCTGCTCAACATGCACGGGATTCGTGCCGCGTTCGTCGTATGCGAACGGGATGATGGCAAAGTGTCTATCAGCGCCCGATCACAGGGAGATATCAATGTGCAGGTGGTCATGGAAGAGATGGGTGGCGGTGGTCACTTGACCAATGCCGCCGTTCAACTGGAAAACGTGACGATATCGGAAGCGCGCGAGCGTTTGCTCAAGATCTTGGAAAAGGTGCACGAAGAAGGGAGCGACGCTGAATGAAAGTCATATTCCAGCAAGATGTTAAAGGGCAAGGAAAAAAAGGGGAGATCAAGGAAGTCTCCGAAGGATATGCGCGCAATTTCCTGTTTCCACGGAAGCTGGCCGTGGAAGCGACCGAGGGTAATCTGAAAGCCTGGAAAGATCAAAAACGGCGGGAAGAAGCCCGACAACAACAAGAACGGCAACAAGCCCAAGCGTTGGCTGAAAAATTAAAAGACATCCAAGTTACCATCCGCGCCAAAGCGGGGGAAGGCGGCCGGTTGTTCGGTGCCGTGACTTCCAAGCAAATCAGTGAACAATTGAAACAGGCACACGGGCTGAAAGTCGATAAGAAAAAGATCCTGTTGGAAGAACCAATTCGTTCGCTCGGCGTCACACGGGTACCGGTGAA
Coding sequences:
- a CDS encoding DHH family phosphoesterase: MPKFITQRWHGLHMVMSMCFSLMLIALLSIYRWEYGVMGLTLFFFIALMLVRAERVFRQEFSQYVLTLSKRVKGATQEAIDHLPVGILLYDRERRIEWHNPFVRDMIQKEELIGTSLDELLPVLKLAEKKEGGPFTVEIGGRSFEVIHQRKERLYYFRDVTRLAKLQERYEQERVVIGLMHLDNFDEAGQGMNDQERTLLLTEVTGAISRWALKYDISLRRYDTDRFLLILEQRGLDRLMKSRFDILDEVREKTRHNKIPITLSIGLAVTGDTMIERTQNAQAALDIALARGGDQAAVHNGERIVFFGGKTNAVEKRTRVRARVISHALGNLIRDSERVLIMGHTEPDMDALGAAIGVLRAVRQNDRPGYIVLDEDDHNPGIERLLEAIEQHEYLRERIVTPERALQMVNDTTLVILVDTHKPSLAIEPRLLDKAERVVVIDHHRRGEEFVRDPVLVYLEPYASSTCELVTELLQYQKDRTVMDTLEATALFAGIVVDTKSFAFRSGSRTFEAASFLRQHGADLAMVQTLLKEDLDRFVKRAEIVKNTEVVYDKIAIATGEEGERYDQILIAQSADTLLNMHGIRAAFVVCERDDGKVSISARSQGDINVQVVMEEMGGGGHLTNAAVQLENVTISEARERLLKILEKVHEEGSDAE
- the rplI gene encoding 50S ribosomal protein L9, whose protein sequence is MKVIFQQDVKGQGKKGEIKEVSEGYARNFLFPRKLAVEATEGNLKAWKDQKRREEARQQQERQQAQALAEKLKDIQVTIRAKAGEGGRLFGAVTSKQISEQLKQAHGLKVDKKKILLEEPIRSLGVTRVPVKLHPEVTATVAVHVVEE